A single genomic interval of Streptomyces graminofaciens harbors:
- a CDS encoding HypC/HybG/HupF family hydrogenase formation chaperone has protein sequence MCLAVPGRVLDIEERDGTRMATVDFGGVVKEVCLEYLPDLQVGEYAIVHVGFALQRLDEESARQTLELFAELGVLQEEFGDPWEMAAVEAGVDPVEEVRNQ, from the coding sequence ATGTGCCTGGCGGTACCCGGCAGAGTGCTGGACATCGAGGAACGGGACGGCACCCGGATGGCCACCGTCGACTTCGGCGGCGTGGTCAAGGAGGTGTGCCTGGAGTATCTGCCCGACCTCCAGGTCGGCGAGTACGCCATCGTCCACGTCGGATTCGCCCTGCAACGGCTGGACGAGGAGTCGGCGCGCCAGACGCTCGAACTCTTCGCCGAACTCGGCGTGTTGCAGGAGGAGTTCGGCGACCCCTGGGAGATGGCGGCGGTCGAGGCGGGCGTGGACCCGGTGGAAGAGGTGCGCAACCAGTGA